In a genomic window of Numenius arquata chromosome 5, bNumArq3.hap1.1, whole genome shotgun sequence:
- the LOC141464455 gene encoding toll-like receptor 1, with protein sequence MAEKMSSLRNFFFYEFLFALTFWNLSSLSVEHELFMSVSNNFPGDGSGKEVESLPLLRTNNRQSKASFDWVVIENTTESLSLSEITNNNVKNLVALLSNFRQGSRLHNLTLTNVSVDWSALIDVFQAVWHSSVEYFNLNSVTQLLDVTAYNFNYSGTSMKALTVKKVLITDLYFVQDDLYKIFADMNIAALTITESEMIHMLCPSSNSPFRYLNFLKNDLTDLLFQSCNKLTQLETLILQKNKFESLSKVSFMTSHMKLLKYLDMSSNLLSYDAPDVQCRWAESLSELDLSSNRLTDAVFECLPVNVQKLDLQNNQITSVPKGMAELKSLRELNLASNRLADLPGCGGFTSLEFLNVEMNLILTPSADFFQSCPRVRELQGGHNPFKCSCELQDFVQLERRSGGKLFGWPGAYVCEYPEELRGRRLEDFHLAELACNTTLLLVTALLLTLVLVAVVAFLCIYLDVPWYVRMTWQWTQTKRRAWHNQPEEPEGVLQFHAFISYSERDALWVKNELMPNLEKGEGCVQLCQHERNFIPGKSIVENIINCIEKSYKSIFVLSPNFVQSEWCHYELYFAHHKLFSETSNSLILILLEPIPPYVIPARYHKLKALMAKRTYLEWPKERSKRALFWANLRAAININLPVADGKRCGETD encoded by the coding sequence ATGGCAGAAAAAATGAGCTctctgagaaacttttttttttacgagTTTCTGTTTGCATTAACTTTTTGGAACCTCAGCAGCCTGTCTGTGGAACATGAACTCTTTATGTCTGTTTCTAACAATTTTCCAGGAGATGGCTCTGGCAAAGAAGTCGAGAGCCTGCCACTCCTGCGTACAAATAATCGTCAGTCCAAAGCCAGTTTTGACTGGGTTGTGATAGAAAATACTACAGAAAGCCTGTCATTGTCAGAAATcacaaataataatgtaaaaaatttAGTAGCTTTATTATCTAATTTCAGGCAAGGCTCCAGGTTACACAATCTGACGCTGACAAACGTGTCAGTGGACTGGTCTGCTCTTATTGACGTTTTTCAGGCTGTGTGGCACTCATCCGTCGAATACTTCAATCTTAACAGCGTAACTCAACTGTTGGACGTCACTGCCTATAACTTTAACTATTCGGGTACCTCTATGAAAGCACTGACAGTGAAAAAAGTTTTAATCACGGATCTGTACTTTGTACAGGATGACCTATACAAAATATTTGCAGACATGAATATTGCAGCCTTGACAATAACTGAATCAGAGATGATACATATGCTGTGTCCTTCATCAAACAGTCCCTTCAGATacttaaattttttaaagaacGATTTAACAGATCTTCTTTTTCAAAGCTGCAACAAATTAACTCAACTGGAGACATTAATCTTGCAGAAGAATAAATTTGAGAGCCTTTCCAAAGTCAGCTTCATGACCAGCCATATGAAATTGCTCAAATATTTGGACATGAGCAGCAACTTGCTGAGCTACGATGCGCCTGATGTGCAGTGCCGATGGGCTGAGTCTCTCTCAGAGCTGGACCTGTCCTCAAACCGGCTGACGGATGCCGTGTTTGAGTGCTTGCCAGTCAACGTCCAAAAGCTCGACCTGCAGAACAACCAGATCACCAGCGTCCCCAAGGGGATGGCCGAGCTGAAGTCCTTGAGAGAGCTGAACCTGGCGTCCAACAGGCTGGCTGACCTGCCGGGGTGCGGCGGCTTTACGTCCCTGGAGTTCCTGAACGTGGAGATGAATTTGATCCTCACCCCGTCGGCGGACTTCTTCCAGAGCTGCCCGCGGGTGAGGGAGCTGCAAGGCGGGCACAACCCGTTCAAGTGCTCCTGTGAGCTGCAGGACTTTGTGCAGCTGGAGAGGCGGTCTGGGGGGAAGCTGTTTGGCTGGCCGGGGGCGTACGTGTGCGAGTACCCGGAGGAGTTGCGAGGAAGGCGTCTGGAGGACTTCCACCTGGCCGAGCTGGCCTGCAACACCACGCTCTTGCTGGTGACGGCTCTGCTGCTGACgctggtgctggtggctgtggtggcCTTTCTGTGCATCTACCTGGACGTGCCGTGGTACGTGCGGATGACGTGGCAGTGGACGCAGACGAAGCGGAGAGCTTGGCACAACCAGCCCGAGGAGCCTGAGGGGGTTCTGCAGTTCCACGCCTTCATTTCCTACAGCGAGCGTGACGCGCTGTGGGTGAAGAACGAGCTGATGCCCAACCTGGAGAAGGGGGAGGGCTGCGTACAACTGTGCCAGCACGAGAGGAACTTCATCCCCGGCAAGAGCATCGTGGAGAACATCATCAACTGCATCGAGAAGAGCTACAAGTCCATCTTTGTGTTGTCTCCCAACTTTGTGCAGAGCGAGTGGTGTCACTACGAGCTGTACTTTGCCCACCACAAACTCTTCAGTGAGACTTCCAACAGCTTaatcctcattttgctggagccCATCCCTCCGTACGTGATCCCCGCCAGGTACCACAAGTTGAAGGCTCTGATGGCAAAGCGAACCTACCTGGAGTGGCCGAAGGAGAGGAGCAAGCGGGCCCTTTTCTGGGCCAACCTGCGGGCAGCTATTAACATTAACCTGCCAGTGGCTGATGGAAAGAGGTGTGGGGAAACAGATTAG